DNA sequence from the Sylvia atricapilla isolate bSylAtr1 chromosome 15, bSylAtr1.pri, whole genome shotgun sequence genome:
AGCGTGCAGACAGAGGTTGGGCACATCCCCGTCTGTCCAAGGCAGCTGAGGGGGGCTGGGACTtgcccccctgccctgcccactCCTGCTGTCCTGGCGAGACgaggggctgtggctggaggTGTGCCCGGGGTGGGGCTCggtgctggaggagagcagggaaggactCGGTGATGCTCTAGAAAAATGCAGTGCACACCAGTTGCTGTAAGTGGTCCATTCATCACGGAGCATCTTGGCTTGTGTGCTGTGCGGCTGTCCTTGTCCCTCCTCCAGACATGGAGAGCTGTGCTGTCTCGGGCTTAAAAATAGAGGAGGCGCCTAAATACACTCCCTAATATCTAGGATAGTATCTTGCAGCTCTGCAAttacaggattatttttttcccctcctgctcttCATCTTGATTTTTATGTAAGTCGTGTGATGATGAGGTGCCTTGACTGATAAAATTCAAGTGACAGCAGCACGGGCTGAGCCAGCACCTTCAACCACCCTGTTCCCACTGGTCCCCACACCCCACCTTTGCAGCCCCCCAAATCCCGCCACCCCTGTTTGCAGATATGAATGAGTTTGTTTACTCTCCGACGACCTCGTGATGTCTTTGCACAGACATGACCTGAAGTCATTATTGCTTTTGGGCTTCTCTGTTTCCATGGCGACTGTCTCCGGGTTGGCTACTTTCCCAAGGTCACCATGGCAACTATCAGAAGGGAATCATGCTTGGGATGCTTTGGCTGGATTTTTCATGAATGATTAGGATGTGTGACACGATGCAGACGTGGAAATGGGgagggtttgggctgggctggagaaggtggggggagagagagaggactCCCGCCAGACAGGCAGCGCTCTGCGGAGCCGCGGGTGTGCAGCCCTCGAAGCCGCCCTGTGTCGGGGGCACCGGCGCCTCGCCCCCTCCCCACCGGggagccagagctgagctgtgatGGTGGCACGGCTGCCGGTGCCTCTCCCAGGGTAGGTGCCGTCAGGCCGTCACCACGGGGTGAAGGGGCTGGGTGGAGGTGCGGGCAGGTGGATTTTCTGCAAGGCGCTGGCCGCAGGGCTGTAGGCGCCGGCTAAGGTGAGAGTGAAGGGCAGCGTCGCGGCAGGGGACGGGCTGGCTGTCGATGGACATGCCTCCACGTCACTGGAAACATCAAGCAGGTTTGCTCTCGCGGTCTGGGGCTGGAGGGTTGGGAAGCAACAGTCTCGGTGTGTTGGGAGAGGTGAACTCCTTCCTGGCTTTGTTGTCGGgggcttttgtttctgttgtttgggttttctggtAGCGTCTCCTTTGGGTGGGGACAGCGCTGGAAGCAGGTTACAAACCAGACAGCTTCTCCCTGGGTTGCTGGCTCAATTTTGAGCTGGGCTAATAATCATTGAAATGAGAATGAAGGGAGTTGTTGTCTTGTGGCTTTTCGGTGCCTTTTATGAGCGGAGGTAACTCTTAATTCAGTCCCTAATAGGCCATTTGGAGCGTCTGGGATGCCTCCAGAGGGAGGTGAGCCAGTGACAGGGCCTTGGAGGCCACGCTCCATTCTCCCCTTGGGATGGGGTGGCACATGGCAAGGTGGTGCGTGATGCTTAGTGTGACTCTTGTTTACAGATGAATGTGGGtgtcctcctttcctccctgccctATCTTCTCTCCTGGATCTTAGCGTGGTTAACAGCAAAATACGAGGTCTTGGTGTTTAAAAGCAATGCAACCCAAATTTCTTGTCAGcataaatttctttctcttatcTGAATGGGGTAAATGATATCTGAATCCATCCCAGTGCTTCAAACAACTGTGTGCTTATTTCTTTTAATGGTGGTTgatttggtgttttggggggttgggtATGATCTTCCTGCCCTCGTCTCTGAGATTAACCTGGAaaccttgttttgtttttccagttgcAATTTCTGAGCAGTTTTGTCCGGAAGACTGTGCTCAGGTTATGACGACTAATCCCAAACCGAACAAGGCGTTAAAGGTAGGGGAGAAGGGGAGTGGGTGGTGCTGGGTGGCTGGGGAGGCTGTCGCAGAACTGCGCGATGTTAGTCGTACGTGACTGTTCTTTTTCATTCCAAGACACTCTTAGAAATGGGTGCTGATACAATTTCCCACTGTCTACAGGAAAAGTTAGGGGAGAAGAATACTGACATTACCCAGAAAAATGCCAGAGACCCTGAAGTCTCTGGGAGGGCATAGAGGCTGGCATATCCCAGCAGCTATCCAAGAGACTTCTGAGAGATATTAGCAGCATCCTGAAACCAGTGCTCCCAGTCTTGGCAACTAAGTTCTTTTACTGTCAGGactgggaggcactggggaAGGGACTCGTTCAGCTGGTGTCTCCCAGACCCACGAGACACTAAATGCCTTGGACGTACCAGCTTGATGGTGGTCTGTGCCTGGGCTGTTCACGCTTTGTTGAAATTTCTGTCTAATGTTTTGACTCTTCATTCCCTATGTCCTGCAGTctctgaaaagacaaaaggatGGTGTCttaaaagttcttaaaagtgTTCAGTGATATTGAAGGTCTTCTTCAgcctaaacaattctgtgattctgaaaaTAATAGCAGTGGCAAATGTGCTTGAGAAAAGGGCAAGGCCATGGTGGTTTTCTCATATAACTTCAGTTACTACGTGCTGCGCCCCAGCAAAACCAAATCAGGCTGTCCTTGAAGCCAAGCATGATTGGTTTCGTTCACTACTGAAATGAGCAATCTTCAACGAAAAACCACAAAGTGCTGAATTAAGCCCTGCACAGAAGCAGCTATTCTGCTTTTGAGATGCTGCACTGGTGTCCCAGCATAATGCTGGGAAAAGGTGTCATCTTTAGCATTCATTAGGAATTCCAGGTCCTGACAAAGGACTTCACAAAAATAAGGCTTCAGTCGCCTTTACATAGCCCCTTGAAAATCTTGCTGTTGGGTTCACATTGGGTATGTAAAGATCACTGCTTTCTCTGACCTAAGAGGGTGACCCAGACCAGTACAGTACTCAGATCTCTGCCATGTTTAACCCAGGTGTTTTAGTGGAGCTTGTGCTCTCCACAGCACATCAGGAGTGTTTTCCAGGTAGAGATTTCACATTGCTGAGGGGTGGTggccttttctccttctgctgcccAGAGCATCCGCTCGCGTCGGGTTGCTGCTACTCCTATGCTGTTGGTATTTGCAGGTAAAGGAGGAGTCAGGAGAGAATGCCCCAGTGCTGAGTGATGATGAACTCGTGTCAATGTCCGTACGGGAGCTGAACCAGCACCTGAGGGGTCTCACCAAAGAGGAGGTCATCCGTCTGAAGCAGCGGAGGCGCACGCTGAAGAACCGGGGCTACGCTGCCAGCTGCCGCATCAAGCGTGTGACTCAGAAAGAGGAGCTCGAGAGGCAGCGGGTTGAGCTGCAGCAAGAGGTGGAGAAGCTGgccagagaaaacagcagcatgAAGCTAGAGCTGGATGCCTTGCGCTCCAAGTACGAAGCACTCCAGACCTTTGCTCGTACTGTGGCGCGAGGGCCTATTACCCCGACCAAAGTTGCCACCACCAGTGTCATCACCATCGTGAAATCAGCCGAAATCTCATCCAGTTCTGTGCCGTTTTCAGCAGCCTCCTAGTGCC
Encoded proteins:
- the MAFK gene encoding transcription factor MafK, whose amino-acid sequence is MTTNPKPNKALKVKEESGENAPVLSDDELVSMSVRELNQHLRGLTKEEVIRLKQRRRTLKNRGYAASCRIKRVTQKEELERQRVELQQEVEKLARENSSMKLELDALRSKYEALQTFARTVARGPITPTKVATTSVITIVKSAEISSSSVPFSAAS